One window from the genome of Salvia splendens isolate huo1 chromosome 9, SspV2, whole genome shotgun sequence encodes:
- the LOC121747560 gene encoding uncharacterized protein LOC121747560: protein MEDKFVHADDSTWKLIFQRDPSACAYYHRDEVEFCLLASLFGLTDIKDEYPREVITLSDTTEVIVLTETVEPNAPVRVCMYQSPADSDEVNSPMPGPSTRVRRKLFEVGAPCFDGTTSYKPPNRYSPANKHVLASPKASSCTSWSPFPASRKPAP from the exons ATGGAAGACAAGTTCGTGCATGCTGATGACTCTACATGGAAGCTAATTTTCCAG AGGGATCCATCGGCATGCGCTTACTACCATCGGGACGAGGTGGAATTCTGCCTTCTCGCGAGTTTGTTTGGCTTAACCGACATCAAAGATGAGTACCCTCGCGAGGTGATTACACTTTCCGATACCACTGAGGTCATCGTGCTAACCGAGACCGTGGAACCCAACGCACCAGTTCGCGTGTGTATGTATCAATCCCCTGCCGATTCAGATGAAGTTAACTCACCGATGCCGGGCCCTTCCACACGAGTACGCCGCAAGCTGTTTGAAGTTGGAGCTCCATGCTTCGATGGAACGACATCTTACAAGCCTCCTAATCGCTATAGCCCCGCGAACAAGCATGTCCTCGCATCACCCAAAGCTTCATCGTGCACATCATGGAGTCCATTCCCGGCTTCACGTAAACCAGCCCCGTAG
- the LOC121748870 gene encoding heat stress transcription factor B-2b-like: MALPPGDRSGSGESTAGDAPRSLPTPFLTKTYQLVEDQAIDDIISWNEDGSAFIVWNPTEFARDLLPKYFKHNNFSSFVRQLNTYGFRKVMPDRWEFSNDCFRRGEKKLLCDIQRRKIAQSSPAVVAAVAAVIPTISALRTVSPSDSGEEQVISSSNSPAMAREFSGGTSELIDENERLRKENSQLNKELSLMKDLCNNIFALMSNYNKSGSSSSSDQQTQLSVAENSMKPLDLLPMTKFCEEIQTVVAAAADGAEESRIRSAAEEISARLFGVPIGMKRGREGEGSSEMDLQLQQPLGDIKSEPMDEDSSGDERNSSWLTRSSSRKKSEAS, translated from the exons ATGGCTCTGCCACCAGGGGATCGGAGCGGCAGCGGTGAATCGACGGCCGGCGATGCACCGCGCTCTCTTCCGACGCCGTTTCTCACAAAGACGTATCAGCTCGTGGAAGACCAGGCGATCGATGACATCATCTCCTGGAACGAAGACGGATCTGCTTTTATCGTTTGGAATCCCACGGAGTTCGCCAGAGATTTGCTGCCAAAGTATTTCAAGCACAATAATTTCTCCAGTTTTGTTCGCCAGTTGAACACCTAC GGATTCAGGAAGGTTATGCCGGACCGGTGGGAATTCTCTAACGATTGCTTTCGGAGAGGCGAGAAGAAGCTATTGTGTGATATTCAGCGCCGGAAAATTGCTCAGTCGTCTCCGGCCGTagtggcggcggtggcggcggtgaTACCAACAATATCCGCGCTAAGGACGGTGTCTCCGTCCGATTCCGGTGAGGAGCAGGTGATTTCTTCCTCCAATTCACCGGCGATGGCACGCGAGTTTAGCGGCGGCACGTCGGAGCTGATCGACGAGAACGAGAGGCTGAGGAAGGAGAACTCGCAGCTCAACAAAGAGCTGAGCCTAATGAAGGATTTATGCAACAATATTTTCGCTCTGATGTCGAATTACAACAAGAGCGGCAGTAGCAGCAGCAGCGACCAACAAACGCAGCTTTCCGTGGCTGAGAACTCGATGAAGCCGTTAGATCTGCTTCCGATGACGAAATTCTGCGAGGAGATCCagacggtggtggcggcggcggcggacgGCGCGGAGGAGAGCCGTATCAGATCGGCTGCGGAGGAAATAAGCGCGAGATTGTTCGGCGTGCCAATTGGAATGAAGCGCGGGAGGGAGGGGGAGGGGAGTTCGGAGATGGATTTGCAGCTGCAGCAGCCGTTGGGTGATATCAAATCTGAGCCGATGGATGAAGACAGCAGCGGCGATGAACGGAACTCGTCGTGGCTGACACGGAGCAGCTCGCGAAAGAAATCGGAAGCTTCTTAA